Proteins encoded together in one Prinia subflava isolate CZ2003 ecotype Zambia chromosome 23, Cam_Psub_1.2, whole genome shotgun sequence window:
- the LOC134561548 gene encoding receptor-type tyrosine-protein phosphatase V-like isoform X2 encodes MRSLLLPLLVLCVPRLPGTLAEGEGCNHTALAALEGQGTRGGRGTILNVSSGTLLQNVSAGPNTTSFWFRGLTPGTRYEMEVTATLACMDTTSQTITAQTSPSPVRNLSLSSGGSRASLRAAWEHGHGRRDGYRLELWHSDSQALVRIVSLLPSASTFLFDGLLAGSEYALKVSTLAGSGQASTSIHQWTAPSIPTQLRLRPGSSTSLVASWAGATGAAWLHLELRNVLTQKVSTTLSARRGLTSYTFQHLHPGTQYWLGLSATAGSHTVVGPNATAWTYPLSPGNVTLSSAEEQNSLQARWSIPGGQRDFYLVTLQEGEDSIPTRNISVGGDNDHVTFHGLSPGQQYSVQVVVVAGPYRASAHSTAAWTEPRAPSGVSLSSQGSPHSLLASWEEATGEGYLLVLSLAEHPVKNSSLPRGVTSFTYEGLHPGTLYTFEVSTVAGPYTSSPRCISNWTYPLPLEQLTLSNGGHSTSLQASWRAVSSGSTGYTGTLWETKSQEQVRNVTVGSDWTNVTLENLVPGRQYTLEMAAVAGPYRSPVRSATDWTYPLAPAGVTLTNTRRPMGLSAFWDKAAGDVDQFHLQLYSKSHAAQRNASVGPDTHNFTFLGLSPGTQYFLKVTVLAGPYRSSSHFATEWTYPLSLANVSVQPGRKPQELHVSWVESGGGRDHLVQLSVAESLSIIRNVSVPRGVTQLDLEGLVPGSRYRVEIISQAGPHRISSQTAIGYTVPLPPRSLSASPVSTARALAVHWETSPGQRDGYLLSVLQEGSPASPRNLEAGKDSTNVTVSQLEPGTCYLVSIWAVAGPYRSLPENITGCTVPAAPTNLSFTNPGSSSELYTSWNKPPGRRDHYHVTLYSLSTQSRIQVQTLSPDALNITWTHLEAGSKFAVQVTAVKGSLEASSINVTQWTYPLAPVNLTLGSPSPSALVVSWAVVGRGAEGFVVDVRDAASGTPVGHTVLAGDARSHILRSLSPGTRYSVAVRATAGPFHASTPNLTHCTRPLPPAAVRLLSAGHPDRLSVAWGAPAGGRDGYTLTLYHAHLGTVAATASLGRDTHNFTFTGLVPGHEYSLEATAMAGQYQAAAPKISGWTRPLPPAAVRLLSAGHPDRLSAAWGAPAGGRDGYTLTLYHAHLGTVAATASLGRDTHNFTFTGLAPGSKYLLEVSSVAGSFRAPAGNVSNWTYPLAPRNVFMTNQGYPNRLSASWKAEPQGQDSYRLLLYHSGSGVMAANVSVGKGTSKFTFSGLAPGHKYLLEVVSVAGPYAASSGNISDWTTPSVPQNLSAVAEGNNTVLISWDSVSGQQDECQLWLRDPRNSSLPWRHSLGRGQVQHLLQGLIPGRNYSVSLSCVAGPYWSSTKPLAVPVEPNPVKDVQCLPESRSLYLNWTSSPGDVEAYEVVTERLSEGPATSRHTMSIPSSEASLEGLEPNSSYQIIVNTVGMNTLRSQAVTLLCSTAVEPLPPPLRADVFPVEASSTVIISPDLFSEENGQIEYYGVIATTNESLLRPTQEIMSSTWYDHYYGTEDSYLAVLIPNPFHQRSSPGTWRVPVGTEECGQSRATCNGKLKANEQYRFSIAAFTKYDPVAPAVTFTMFSAAGSSADTAPLSMPIIAGIIVGFLLTLAAVFALVYWKQLKAKRTKKSSPPQEMVTYSLRNVHRPVPLQNFKQYYEMKTANANHAFFQEFEELKEVGKEQSKVEAELPANVSKNRYAHVLPYDHSRVKLSQLGEDPHSDYINANFLPGYTSQQEFIATQGPLKKTIEDFWRLVWEQNVCNIIMLTVCMENGRVLCDHYWPSESAPVSYGQVRVHLLMQSSSEEWTVREFKLWHEGLRAERFVSHLHYTAWPDHGIPESTTSIMAFRELVQEHIQSTKDAGPTLVHCSAGVGRTGTFIALDRLLQQMKQEKVVDIFGVVYALRMNRYLMIQTLSQYIFLHSCILEKILEEPLLDLSGTERSCPIPLKSFAQHYAQKAAKSHMGFLREYEALLEVVKEEASSASPSSGSQQTRPSSSILPYDRSRVKFSLLEQGPFSGLLQVWRVPGCSSSRDYLAVHGPDKLTMEDFWTLVWEQDVHTILTLLPWQEKGEVPGEVCWPLEGDSLCTKTLTIQCDTEKLVSGWRCAQLKLKHEKKAKERQVQRFLYTLWSSKKQPDVQSLVELLVAVRRCTPHRRRVAPLLLHCSGDMSQMGTLISLDCLLHQMKAERSVDIYGVTLQLARSCCLMTPTLDQYMLLYSCIQDIVAQDQP; translated from the exons ATGAGGTcactgctgctgccgctgctggtgctgtgtgtgccGCGGCTCCCGGGGACCCTGGCAGAG GGCGAGGGATGCAACCACACAGCACTGGCAGCGCTGGAGGGCCAGGGGACACGTGGTGGAAGAG GCACCATCCTGAATGTCAGT tCAGGCACACTGCTGCAGAATGTGTCTGCTGGACCCAACACCACCAGCTTCTGGTTCCGTGGGCTGACTCCTGGCACGCGCTATGAGATGGAGGTGACAGCCACGCTGGCCTGCATGGACACCACCAGCCAGACCATCACAGCACAGACAA GTCCGTCCCCCGTCCGCAACCTGAGCCTGAGCAGCGGCGGGAGCCGCGCCTCGCTGCGGGCGGCCTGGGAGCACGGGCACGGCCGCAGGGACGGCTACCgcctggagctgtggcacagcGACTCCCAGGCCCTGGTGAGGATcgtgtccctgctgcccagcgCCTCCACCTTCCTCTTCGACGGGCTCCTGGCTGGCAGCGAGTATGCCCTGAAGGTCAGCACATTGGCTGGGTCCGGCCAGGCCAGCACCAGTATCCACCAGTGGACAG ctccctccatccccacccaGCTGAGGCTCAGACCAGGTTCCAGCACCAGCCTCGTCGCTTCCTGGGCAGGTGCTACAGGGGCTGCCTGGCTCCACCTTGAGCTCCGAAATGTCCTCACCCAAAAGGTCAGCACGACCCTGTCAGCCAGGAGAGGCCTCACCAGCTACACCTTCCAGCATCTCCACCCTGGCACTCAGTACTGGCTGGGGCTCAGCGCCACGGCTGGCTCCCACACCGTGGTGGGACCCAATGCCACTGCCTGGACAT ACCCCTTGAGCCCTGGCAATGTGACCCTGAGcagtgcagaggagcagaactCCTTACAGGCTCGCTGGAGTATcccagggggacagagggacttCTACCTGGTGACACTGCAAGAGGGCGAGGACAGCATTCCAACAAGGAACATCTCCGTTGGTGGGGACAATGATCATGTCACCTTCCACGGGCTGAGCCCTGGCCAGCAGTACTCTGTgcaggtggtggtggtggcagggcCATACAGGGCatcagcacacagcacagcagcctggacAG AACCACGAGCACCATCTGGTGTGAGCCTGTCCAGCCAGGGTAgcccccacagcctgctggcCAGCTGGGAGGAGGCGACAGGGGAGGGCTATCTGCTGGTCCTCAGCCTTGCAGAGCACCCTGTGAAGAACAGCTCCTTGCCCAGGGGTGTCACAAGCTTCACCTACGAGGGCCTCCACCCTGGGACCCTGTACACCTTTGAGGTCAGCACTGTGGCTGGTCCCTACACCTCCTCACCCCGGTGCATCTCCAACTGGACAT ATCCTTTGCCCCTAGAGCAACTGACCCTCAGCAATGGGGGCCACAGCACCTCTCTGCAAGCCTCCTGGAGAGCAGTTTcctctggcagcactggctACACAGGGACCCTCTGGGAAACCAAGTCCCAGGAGCAGGTCAGGAATGTGACAGTGGGGAGTGACTGGACTAATGTCACCTTGGAGAACCTGGTCCCTGGGCGACAGTACACCCTGGAgatggctgctgtggctgggcctTACAGATCCCCTGTGCGATCAGCCACCGACTGGACAT ACCCCCTGGCTCCGGCCGGCGTGACGCTGACCAACACCCGGCGCCCCATGGGGCTCTCGGCCTTCTGGGACAAGGCTGCTGGTGATGTGGACCAGTTCCACCTCCAGCTCTACAGCAAGAGCCATGCAGCACAGAGGAACGCCTCAGTGGGGCCAGACACCCACAACTTCACattcctggggctgtcccctggCACTCAGTACTTCCTGAAGGTGACTGTCCTCGCTGGCCCATACAGATCCTCGTCACACTTCGCCACTGAGTGGACAT ATCCACTGTCCCTGGCTAACGTGAGTGTGCAGCCTGGCCGgaagccccaggagctgcacgTGAGCTGGGTGGAGTCCGGCGGTGGCAGAGATCACTTGGTACAGCTCTCAGTGGCCGAGTCCCTGTCCATCATCAGGAACGTGTCTGTCCCCCGTGGAGTCACCCAGCTGGACCTGGAGGGGCTGGTGCCAGGGTCCCGGTACCGCGTGGAGATCATTTCCCAGGCTGGGCCTCATCGCATCTCCTCCCAGACTGCCATCGGCTACACTG TCCCACTGCCTCCTCGTTCCCTGTCTGCCAGCCCCGTCAGCACGGCCCGGGCTCTGGCTGTGCACTGGGAGACTTCCCCTGGGCAGAGGGATGGATACCTGCTCAGCGTGCTCCAGGAGGGCTCTCCTGCATCTCCAAGGAACCTGGAAGCAGGGAAGGACAGCACCAATGTCACTGTGTCACAGCTGGAACCAGGAACATGCTACCTTGTTAGCATCTGGGCAGTGGCTGGACCTTACCGCTCCCTCCCTGAAAACATCACCGGCTGCACAG TTCCTGCTGCACCAACAAACCTGAGCTTTACCAACCCAGGCAGCTCCTCAGAGCTTTACACATCCTGGAACAAGCCCCCTGGCAGGAGGGACCACTACCACGTTACCCTGTATAGCCTCAGCACCCAGAGCAGGATTCAGGTCCAGACCTTGAGTCCAGATGCCCTGAACATCACCTGGACTCACCTGGAAGCGGGCAGCAAGTTTGCTGTGCAGGTCACTGCTGTGAAAGGCTCATTAGAAGCCTCTTCCATCAACGTCACCCAATGGACAT ATCCCTTGGCCCCTGTCAACCtcaccctgggcagcccctcacCCTCAGCGCTGGTGGTGTCGTGGGCAGTGGTGGGTCGAGGCGCAGAAGGCTTCGTGGTGGATGTCCGTGACGCAGCGTCCGGCACGCCCGTCGGGCACACGGTGCTGGCTGGTGATGCCAGGAGTCACATCCTGAGGAGCCTGAGCCCTGGCACCCGCTACAGCGTGGCAGTGAGGGCCACAGCTGGGCCCTTCCACGCCAGCACCCCCAACCTCACCCACTGCACAC GCCCGCTGCCCCCGGCCGCCGTGCGCCTGCTGAGCGCGGGGCACCCCGACAGGCTGAGCGTGGCCTGGGGGGCCCCGGCCGGGGGCAGGGATGGATACACACTGACCCTGTACCACGCACACCTGGGCactgtggcagccacagcctcgCTGGGGAGAGACACCCACAACTTCACCTTCACGGGACTGGTCCCAGGACACGAGTACTCCCTGGAAGCCACTGCCATGGCCGGACAGTACCAGGCAGCAGCGCCCAAAATCAGTGGCTGGACAC GCCCGCTGCCCCCGGCCGCCGTGCGCCTGCTGAGCGCGGGGCACCCCGACAGGCTGAGCGCAGCCTGGGGGGCCCCGGCTGGGGGCAGGGATGGATACACACTGACCCTGTACCACGCACACCTGGGCactgtggcagccacagcctcgCTGGGGAGAGACACCCACAACTTCACCTTCACGGGACTGGCCCCAGGAAGCAAATACCTGCTGGAGGTGTCATCTGTGGCTGGGTCCTTCAGGGCGCCTGCAGGGAACGTCAGCAACTGGACGT ACCCCTTGGCACCCCGTAATGTGTTCATGACGAACCAGGGCTATCCCAACAGACTGAGTGCATCCTGGAAGGCTGAGCCCCAAGGACAAGACAGTTACAGGCTTCTCCTGTACCATTCGGGGTCAGGCGTTATGGCAGCCAACGTCTCTGTCGGGAAAGGCACCAGCAAATTCACCTTTtctggcctggctccaggaCACAAATACCTGCTGGAAGTGGTGTCTGTGGCAGGGCCCTATGCAGCCTCCTCAGGGAACATCAGTGACTGGACAA CCCCCTCGGTTCCCCAGAATCTCTCGGCAGTGGCTGAAGGGAACAACACGGTGCTCATCTCCTGGGACAGTGTCTCTGGACAGCAGGACGAGTGCCAGCTGTGGCTGCGGGACCCCCGGAACAGCTCTCTGCCCTGGCGGCActccctgggcaggggacaagtgcagcacctcctgcaggGGCTGATCCCAGGCAGGAACTACTCTGTGTCCTTGAGCTGCGTGGCGGGGCCGTACTGGAGCAGCACCAAGCCCTTGGCAGTGCCTGTGG AGCCAAATCCAGTGAAGGATGTGCAGTGCCTACCAGAGTCAAGGAGCCTTTACTTGAACTGGacaagctctcctggagatgtgGAGGCTTATGAGGTGGTGACAGAGAGACTTTCTGAAGGACCTGCCACCTCCAGGCATACCATGAGCATCCCTTCAAGCGAGGCCAgtctggaggggctggagccaaACTCCTCCTACCAAATCATCGTGAACACGGTGGGCATGAACACACTGAGGAGCCAGGCTGTgactctgctctgcagcacagcagtggagC ccctgcccccGCCCCTGCGCGCAGACGTGTTCCCAGTGGAGGCCAGCTCCACGGTGATCATTTCACCCGACCTGTTCAGTGAGGAGAACGGCCAGATCGAGTACTACGGGGTCATTGCCACCACTAACGAGTCAC TGCTGAGGCCCACCCAGGAGATCATGTCCAGCACGTGGTACGACCACTATTACGGGACTGAGGACTCCTACCTGGCCGTGCTCATACCCAACCCCTTCCATCAGAGGAGCTCCCCAGGAACCTGGAGGGTGCCCGTGGGAACAGAGGAATGCGGCCAGTCCAGGGCAACGTGCAATGGGAAGCTGAAAGCCAACGAACAGTACAG GTTCAGCATTGCTGCCTTCACCAAATATGACCCAGTAGCCCCTGCTGTGACATTCACCATGTTCTCAG CTGCTGGATCCAGTGCAGACACAGCTCCACTCTCAATGCCAATAATCGCAGGAATCATTGTGGGATTTCTTTTGACACTTGCAGctgtttttgctttggtttaCTGGAAACAGCTCAAAGCAAAGAG AACCAAGAAGAGCAGCCCACCCCAGGAAATGGTGACCTACAGCTTGAG AAATGTGCACCGGCCAGTTCCGCTGCAGAACTTCAAGCAGTACTATGAGATGAAGACAGCAAATGCTAACCACGCTTTTTTCCAGGAGTTTGAG GAGCTGAAGGAAGTTGGGAAGGAGCAGTCGAAGGTGGAGGCTGAGCTCCCAGCAAATGTCTCCAAGAACAGATATGCCCATGTGTTGCCCT ATGATCACTCTCGGGTCAAGCTGAGCCAGCTGGGGGAGGATCCACACTCAGACTACATCAATGCCAACTTCCTGCCT GGCTACACATCCCAGCAGGAGTTCATCGCCACCCAGGGGCCTCTAAAGAAAACCATAGAGGACTTCTGGAGGCTGGTGTGGGAGCAGAACGTCTGCAATATCATCATGTTGACAGTGTGCATGGAGAATGGGCGG GTCCTGTGTGATCATTACTGGCCATCAGAATCTGCCCCAGTGTCCTATGGGCAGGTGCGGGTGCACCTGCTGATGCAGAGCAGCTCCGAGGAGTGGACTGTACGGGAGTTCAAGCTGTGGCAC GAGGGTCTGCGGGCAGAGCGCTTCGTGTCCCACCTGCACTACACAGCATGGCCCGACCACGGCATCCCCGAGTCCACCACGTCCATCATGGCCTTCCGGGAGCTGGTCCAGGAGCACATCCAGAGCACCAAGGACGCAGGACCGACCCTCGTGCACTGCAG TGCTGGCGTGGGCCGCACGGGCACCTTCATTGCCCTGGAccggctgctgcagcagatgaaGCAGGAGAAGGTGGTGGACATTTTCGGGGTTGTGTACGCCTTGCGCATGAACCGGTACCTGATGATTCAGACGCTG TCCCAGTACATTTTCCTGCACAGCTGCATTCTGGAGAAGATCTTGGAGGAACCTCTCCTGGATTTATCAGGGACAGAGAG gtcctgccccatcccactgAAGAGCTTTGCCCAGCACTATGCCCAGAAGGCAGCCAAGTCCCACATGGGCTTCCTGAGGGAGTACGAG GCCCTCCTGGAGGTTGTCAAGGAGGAAGCCAGCTCTGCATCACCATCTTCAGGCAGCCAGCAGACACGGCCCTCCTCCAGCATCCTGCCGT ACGATCGCTCCAGAGTGAAGttttccctgctggagcagggccctTTCTCAGGACTGCTGCAGGTGTGGCGTGTCCCG ggctgcagctccagcagggactACCTGGCTGTCCATGGCCCTGACAAGCTGACCATGGAGGACTTCTGGACCCTGGTGTGGGAGCAGGATGTTCACACAATCCTAACACTTCTCCCATGGCAGGAGAAGGGGGAG GTCCCAGGTGAGGTGTGCTGGCCCCTGGAAGGAGACTCTCTCTGCACAAAGACTCTGACCATCCAGTGTGACACAGAGAAGCTTGTCTCGGGATGGAGATGTGCCCAGCTCAAACTGAAACAC gagaagaaagcaaaggagaggCAGGTGCAGAGGTTCCTGTACACGCTGTGGAGCAGCAAGAAGCAGCCTGATGTGCAGAGCctggtggagctgctggtggctgtCAGACGCTGCACGCCCCACCGGAGGAGAGtggctcctctcctgctgcactgcag TGGTGACATGAGCCAGATGGGGACACTGATCTCCCTGGATTGCCTGTTGCACCAGATGAAAGCTGAGAGAAGCGTGGACATCTACGGCGTGACCCTCCAGCTGGCCAGAAGCTGCTGCCTCATGACCCCAACTCTG